A genome region from Geobacter pickeringii includes the following:
- a CDS encoding IS3 family transposase (programmed frameshift): MKSRRRFSAEFKAKVALEAIRGEQTLSDLAARYEVHPNMITNWKRQAIENMAAVFSGAAEHSNKANDDQIKDLHAKIGQLTVERDFLGQSLRSLSLSTTRRKALVEPDHDRLSIARQCELLSIKRSAYYYQPVGESPQNLELMRLIDEQHLETPWYGTRQMTRHLRREGHAVNRKRIGRLMQLMGLSAIYQKPNTSKPHPQHRVYPYLLRGVTIDRPNQVWCADISYIPLRRGFLYLAAIMDWASRKVLSWRLSNTMDADFCVAALEDALARFGKPEIFNTDQGSQFTSDAFTKVLKDAEIRISMDGKGRWRDNVMIERLWRSLKYECIYLHAFETGSEVRQGLSRWINFYNMRRPHSKLDDRTPHEAYWQKPRPGYAGRILSLAA; this comes from the exons ATGAAGAGCCGTCGTCGTTTTTCCGCCGAGTTCAAGGCCAAGGTTGCCCTGGAAGCGATCCGGGGCGAGCAGACCCTGAGCGATCTGGCCGCCCGCTATGAAGTGCATCCCAATATGATCACCAACTGGAAACGGCAGGCCATCGAGAACATGGCAGCGGTGTTTTCCGGAGCCGCCGAGCACAGCAATAAGGCGAATGACGATCAGATCAAGGACCTGCACGCCAAGATCGGACAACTCACCGTGGAGCGGGATTTTTTGG GCCAAAGCCTTCGGTCGCTGTCGCTGAGTACAACCCGAAGGAAGGCCCTGGTCGAACCCGACCATGACCGACTCAGTATTGCCCGGCAGTGTGAACTGCTCTCGATCAAACGATCGGCCTACTATTACCAGCCAGTGGGCGAAAGCCCACAGAACCTGGAACTGATGCGCCTGATCGACGAGCAGCATCTCGAAACACCGTGGTATGGCACCCGACAGATGACCCGGCACTTGCGCCGGGAGGGTCATGCCGTCAATCGCAAGCGCATCGGTCGGCTGATGCAGTTGATGGGACTATCGGCTATCTACCAGAAGCCGAACACGTCGAAGCCGCATCCGCAGCACAGGGTCTATCCTTACCTGCTGCGTGGCGTGACCATCGACCGGCCAAACCAGGTCTGGTGCGCCGATATCAGCTATATTCCGCTGAGGCGAGGTTTCCTCTACCTGGCGGCGATCATGGATTGGGCCAGTCGCAAGGTCCTGTCATGGCGGCTTTCCAACACCATGGACGCCGATTTCTGCGTTGCCGCGCTCGAAGACGCCCTGGCTCGCTTCGGCAAACCCGAGATCTTCAACACCGACCAAGGGAGCCAGTTCACCAGCGATGCGTTCACCAAGGTCCTCAAGGACGCTGAGATCCGCATTTCGATGGACGGCAAGGGGCGCTGGCGGGACAACGTCATGATCGAGCGGCTATGGCGTTCTCTGAAATACGAGTGCATCTACCTGCACGCCTTCGAGACCGGCAGCGAGGTTCGTCAAGGTTTGAGCCGCTGGATCAATTTCTACAACATGCGCCGCCCGCACTCGAAACTAGACGACCGGACGCCGCATGAGGCATATTGGCAAAAACCCCGGCCTGGCTACGCCGGCCGTATTCTCTCACTGGCGGCATGA
- a CDS encoding endonuclease/exonuclease/phosphatase family protein: MLRSLAWWNTGLSPTTDPTRATGKQKEVALEIIKYLTRDLKVDFLALGEVTADDLNDFVNHLDLNEYSIYDGTLKTGRLKFDTGAIFRKETFRLVDTTSLIASRGSRSLKVANRVDLIITETDEPLHIFISHWPSRLWCDKNSADRHLLGIRLRDAVDEINGIHPKPANIVLLGDYNDEPFDSSLAEQLLAVRDRRLALKNPTLLYNPFWRHLGEALPYQRNDPGDSHSGSCFHSSGLETRWRTFDQIMFSSAFIGKGEWHLNEEYTQILKFPLLPTRTSSDLDIFDHYPVISVIEKEVVNG; this comes from the coding sequence ATGCTTCGATCACTAGCTTGGTGGAATACAGGCCTGTCACCAACCACAGACCCTACAAGAGCAACTGGAAAACAAAAAGAAGTCGCGTTAGAAATCATAAAGTACCTGACGAGGGATCTAAAAGTAGACTTTTTGGCTCTTGGGGAGGTCACTGCTGACGATTTAAATGACTTCGTGAACCACCTTGATCTCAACGAATACAGCATATACGACGGAACTCTAAAAACAGGGCGTCTCAAATTTGATACTGGTGCTATCTTTCGGAAGGAAACCTTTAGGCTGGTTGACACAACGTCCTTAATAGCCTCAAGGGGAAGCCGCTCCCTTAAAGTTGCAAATCGTGTTGATCTTATTATTACTGAGACAGATGAGCCGCTCCATATTTTCATTTCTCACTGGCCCAGCAGGCTATGGTGCGATAAAAACAGTGCAGATAGGCATCTTCTCGGCATTAGACTGCGCGATGCTGTGGATGAAATTAACGGAATACATCCTAAACCTGCCAACATTGTGCTACTTGGTGATTACAACGATGAACCGTTTGATTCGTCTCTGGCAGAACAGTTGTTAGCGGTCAGAGACAGAAGACTTGCTCTAAAAAACCCCACCCTGCTGTATAACCCTTTCTGGCGACACCTTGGGGAGGCTCTCCCATACCAGAGAAACGATCCGGGTGACAGTCATAGTGGGAGCTGCTTCCATTCTTCAGGGTTAGAGACTCGTTGGAGAACGTTCGACCAAATAATGTTCTCATCAGCATTTATAGGAAAGGGTGAGTGGCACTTGAACGAGGAATACACTCAAATACTTAAATTCCCACTACTTCCCACCAGAACCAGTTCAGACCTGGATATATTCGACCATTACCCAGTTATAAGTGTCATTGAAAAGGAGGTTGTAAATGGCTGA
- a CDS encoding ATP-binding protein translates to MTTRPTITQIENAFQPSREIIDAVRFAGRKEAVRDSYYALLSDGANIAVVGNRGIGKTSLARQISNIGTGENSILEKLGINNDRKLDFLTIYFACGKAIGSTNELLEKLLTNSNCLADWAYDIPKAKKLLSGYSPKFSAKALAVGIELGAEKKEEVCAEPVINSHSIDTVFTNVANALSEQKIAEDGLLIVIDEFDQIGDVSGFASFLKALSTNATKVRFCIVGVAKDIQALMKEHASSDRLFAGSIISLPSMSSDELKEIITIAEHEIDNYIIFEPDAREQIVTLAQGHPYMVHLIGKYSLRHAYQEDKQSITKLDIDLTLKSIAERGADPVLEGRYRKAVSSSPQREIVLRALAESQDAQGEVWTSNAYKIAIDRGVDNPSQYVGQLVTEQYGAEIENLRDRYYRFKDSLFAAYVKAHPRILGDGADIGVDSDATNAATQVTP, encoded by the coding sequence ATGACTACTAGACCTACAATTACTCAAATTGAAAATGCATTTCAGCCGTCAAGGGAAATTATTGATGCAGTTCGTTTTGCTGGAAGGAAAGAGGCGGTGAGAGACTCTTACTATGCACTCTTATCTGATGGAGCAAATATTGCCGTCGTTGGAAATCGCGGCATCGGAAAGACATCACTAGCAAGGCAGATTTCTAATATTGGTACAGGTGAAAATTCAATCTTAGAAAAATTGGGAATAAACAACGACAGGAAATTAGATTTTCTTACTATATATTTTGCTTGTGGAAAAGCGATAGGTTCTACGAATGAATTACTGGAGAAATTGCTGACAAACTCGAATTGTCTCGCCGATTGGGCGTACGATATTCCGAAAGCAAAGAAATTATTAAGTGGTTATTCGCCGAAATTCAGTGCTAAAGCATTGGCCGTAGGAATTGAATTAGGTGCCGAAAAAAAAGAAGAAGTTTGTGCAGAGCCAGTAATCAATTCTCATAGTATAGACACTGTATTCACTAATGTTGCTAATGCTTTATCTGAACAAAAAATTGCTGAAGATGGTCTGCTTATTGTTATTGACGAATTTGACCAAATTGGAGACGTATCAGGTTTTGCATCTTTCCTTAAAGCGCTATCTACAAATGCAACTAAAGTTAGATTTTGTATTGTCGGTGTTGCAAAAGATATTCAGGCGCTGATGAAAGAGCACGCTTCGTCAGACAGGCTTTTTGCTGGGAGCATTATTTCTCTACCATCAATGTCCTCCGACGAACTAAAAGAAATTATAACTATAGCCGAACATGAAATTGACAATTACATAATTTTTGAACCAGATGCTCGCGAACAGATTGTTACTTTAGCGCAAGGTCATCCTTATATGGTCCATTTGATAGGTAAATATTCCTTACGTCACGCATATCAGGAAGACAAACAGAGTATAACTAAATTAGATATAGATTTAACATTAAAATCTATAGCCGAAAGAGGGGCAGATCCTGTTTTGGAAGGCCGTTATAGAAAAGCTGTATCATCATCCCCACAACGAGAGATAGTTTTAAGAGCACTTGCAGAGTCACAAGATGCACAAGGAGAGGTGTGGACATCTAATGCGTATAAGATAGCAATTGACAGGGGTGTAGATAATCCGAGTCAATATGTTGGCCAGTTAGTCACTGAACAATATGGTGCTGAAATAGAGAATTTAAGGGACAGATACTACAGATTCAAGGATTCATTGTTTGCCGCATATGTTAAGGCCCATCCACGGATACTTGGCGATGGGGCTGACATCGGCGTAGACTCTGACGCGACAAACGCTGCCACGCAGGTCACGCCGTGA
- a CDS encoding helix-turn-helix domain-containing protein, with protein MPLDEKELLARDAKRNIGEELLQAVRDIKAGKAGRVSTLEVSPIATARQKIGLSQSEFAKMLGVSLRTLQEWEQGRRTPSGAAKSLITIAIKKPEIIKELLAA; from the coding sequence ATGCCACTCGATGAAAAAGAACTATTGGCACGCGATGCAAAGCGTAACATTGGTGAAGAACTGCTCCAGGCCGTGCGGGACATCAAAGCCGGCAAGGCCGGCCGTGTTTCTACGCTGGAAGTTTCTCCTATAGCTACGGCACGTCAAAAGATCGGTCTTTCCCAGAGTGAGTTTGCAAAAATGCTCGGTGTATCGCTTCGCACTCTCCAGGAGTGGGAGCAAGGGCGACGGACCCCCTCCGGAGCCGCGAAGTCCCTTATCACTATTGCCATTAAAAAGCCAGAGATTATAAAGGAACTTCTGGCCGCTTGA
- a CDS encoding type II toxin-antitoxin system RelE/ParE family toxin — protein sequence MITFVESPLFTKQVHDYLTDDEYRVFQAFLAVSPDSGDVVRGSGGVRKVRWNRRGTGKSGGVRVLYFARSEAGEIWLLLIYAKSAVDSIPGHILKALKEEMEHATR from the coding sequence ATGATCACATTCGTTGAATCGCCGCTGTTTACCAAGCAAGTGCATGATTACCTGACTGACGACGAATATCGGGTTTTTCAGGCGTTTCTTGCAGTTTCTCCAGATTCAGGCGATGTGGTCCGCGGTTCCGGCGGAGTTCGCAAGGTTCGCTGGAACCGTCGCGGCACCGGCAAAAGCGGCGGCGTGAGGGTCCTATATTTTGCCCGCTCAGAAGCCGGCGAGATCTGGTTGCTACTGATTTATGCCAAAAGCGCTGTTGACAGCATTCCCGGGCACATTCTCAAAGCACTCAAAGAGGAGATGGAACATGCCACTCGATGA
- a CDS encoding DUF2284 domain-containing protein: MSRCASESASNAPIGCDTYGKKGGCPPAVPSIGECREFFAEYGRVLVLHLAVKFDHPNDRKEWSRRKNLELPRPGPPQPE; the protein is encoded by the coding sequence ATGTCCAGGTGCGCCAGTGAGTCCGCTTCAAATGCACCTATTGGCTGCGACACCTATGGCAAGAAAGGGGGGTGCCCGCCGGCGGTGCCGTCCATCGGGGAGTGCCGGGAGTTTTTTGCCGAGTACGGCCGGGTACTGGTGCTGCATCTGGCGGTGAAATTCGACCATCCCAACGACCGGAAGGAGTGGAGCCGGAGGAAGAACCTGGAACTGCCGCGCCCCGGCCCGCCACAGCCGGAATAA
- a CDS encoding nitrous oxide reductase accessory protein NosL gives MIKLVFGVMLSLLVAGAPAFAVEKVEAPKSCQVCGMSRTSSAHSRVLIVYADGSTFGTCSLHCLAAVMNEPHGRQIASVKVADFRTGRLIDARTAVWVIGSREKGSMAGVAQLAFSNGQEAQAFIKKNGGMVAAYEQALKLAGMEKSTEEKE, from the coding sequence ATGATTAAACTGGTCTTCGGCGTCATGCTTTCGCTACTCGTTGCCGGTGCTCCGGCCTTCGCGGTGGAGAAGGTGGAGGCTCCCAAGTCGTGCCAGGTGTGCGGGATGAGCAGGACGAGCTCGGCCCACAGCCGGGTCCTGATTGTCTATGCCGACGGGAGCACCTTCGGGACCTGCAGCCTGCACTGTCTCGCCGCTGTCATGAATGAACCCCATGGCAGACAGATCGCCTCGGTCAAGGTCGCCGATTTCAGAACCGGCCGGCTGATCGATGCCCGGACGGCGGTCTGGGTGATCGGCAGCAGGGAGAAAGGCTCCATGGCAGGCGTCGCGCAGTTGGCTTTTTCCAACGGCCAGGAAGCGCAGGCGTTCATCAAGAAAAATGGCGGCATGGTCGCCGCCTACGAGCAGGCCCTGAAACTGGCGGGGATGGAAAAAAGCACCGAGGAGAAGGAGTAA
- a CDS encoding complex I subunit 4 family protein translates to MADYPILTILILLPLAGCLCLAPVWNCRKSVRPLALGFAVAELALAGWLLLTAPGMSVAPGAPAGYFLWEDAAWIERFGIRYLLGMDGISLLMVGLTAFITVVAMLVSWRGVTERTALHYFLILLMESGIVGVFLSLDLVLFYLFWELMLIPMFFLIGIWGHGRRVYSAVKFFLYTLVGSLLMLLAIIGVYLVHGAGSGVYTFALPLLARAPITHAAAPWLFGAFLLAFAIKFPLFPLHTWLPDAHTDAPTAGSVILAALLLKTGAYGLVRFGYPLFPAAARSFAPLLMALAVAGILYASWVAFAQEDMKRMVAYSSVGHMGFVALGIASWSPVALSGSILQMVNHGITTGALFALVGMLDERAHTREVAAYGGLWGKVPVYSFFFLLFAMASAGLPGLNNFTGEFLILAGAFRTTPLAVVLAFVGIILPLVYTVRLVQELLFQTERQPLQLSDVTLREGALLAVLAGIDVAIGFHPKPLLDLLTVPVALLTGGAP, encoded by the coding sequence GTGGCCGACTACCCGATACTGACCATTCTCATCCTCCTCCCCCTGGCGGGGTGCCTCTGCCTGGCGCCGGTCTGGAACTGCCGGAAGTCGGTGCGCCCCCTCGCCCTGGGGTTTGCCGTGGCGGAGCTGGCCCTGGCCGGCTGGCTCCTGTTGACGGCGCCGGGGATGTCCGTGGCACCCGGCGCGCCGGCGGGGTATTTCCTCTGGGAGGATGCCGCCTGGATCGAGCGGTTCGGCATCCGCTACCTCCTCGGGATGGACGGGATCAGCCTCCTCATGGTGGGGCTCACCGCCTTCATCACGGTGGTGGCGATGCTCGTCTCGTGGCGGGGGGTGACGGAGCGGACGGCGCTCCACTACTTCCTGATCCTCCTGATGGAGAGCGGGATCGTGGGGGTCTTCCTCTCCCTCGACCTAGTCCTCTTCTACCTCTTCTGGGAACTGATGCTGATCCCGATGTTCTTCCTGATCGGGATCTGGGGGCACGGCCGGCGGGTCTACTCGGCGGTGAAGTTCTTCCTCTACACGCTGGTCGGTTCGCTGCTCATGCTCCTCGCCATCATCGGGGTCTATCTCGTCCACGGCGCCGGGAGCGGGGTCTACACCTTCGCCCTTCCGCTCCTGGCCCGGGCCCCCATTACCCACGCCGCGGCCCCCTGGCTCTTCGGGGCGTTTCTCCTCGCCTTCGCCATCAAGTTCCCGCTCTTCCCGCTCCACACCTGGCTTCCCGATGCCCACACCGACGCCCCCACGGCGGGGAGTGTGATCCTGGCGGCGCTGCTGCTGAAGACCGGGGCCTACGGCCTGGTCCGCTTCGGCTACCCCCTCTTCCCGGCGGCTGCCCGGAGTTTTGCCCCGCTCCTCATGGCGCTGGCGGTGGCCGGCATCCTCTACGCCTCGTGGGTCGCCTTTGCCCAGGAGGACATGAAGCGGATGGTGGCCTACTCCAGCGTGGGGCACATGGGGTTCGTGGCCCTCGGCATCGCCTCCTGGAGCCCGGTGGCCCTCTCGGGTTCCATCCTCCAGATGGTGAACCACGGCATCACCACCGGCGCCCTCTTCGCCCTGGTGGGGATGCTGGACGAGCGGGCCCATACCCGGGAGGTGGCGGCCTACGGGGGGCTCTGGGGGAAGGTGCCGGTCTACTCCTTCTTCTTCCTCCTCTTTGCCATGGCGTCGGCGGGGTTGCCGGGGCTCAACAACTTCACCGGCGAGTTCCTGATCCTGGCAGGGGCCTTCCGGACCACGCCGCTGGCGGTGGTGCTCGCCTTCGTCGGGATCATCCTGCCGCTGGTCTATACGGTGCGGCTCGTGCAGGAGCTGCTCTTCCAGACGGAGCGGCAGCCGCTGCAGCTGTCCGACGTGACCCTGCGGGAAGGGGCGCTCTTGGCGGTGCTGGCAGGAATCGACGTTGCCATCGGCTTCCATCCGAAGCCGCTCCTGGATCTGCTGACGGTGCCGGTGGCGCTGTTGACGGGGGGGGCGCCATGA
- a CDS encoding NADH-quinone oxidoreductase subunit N — protein MTTADLWTIMPLLILAGGSVTVLLLGAVVPGRSGTAVGVAAALGAALWAVQAPPVAATALGVALTPFARFFIVLFALTAAAVLLLSHDYGVRHRLGGEEYPATVLFAVFGMATLAAATNLLILFLGLEALTFAFYILVAYDHRRPASGEAGLKYLLLGAISAAFIAFGIALLYGAAGTLDIAGAVNGATGGVARAGWGFLLAGLAFKMSLVPAHLWTPDVYQGGPTPVVAFLSTGSKGAAIAFFLLLLPHLADPAPLRVALGGVALLSMVVGNLAALLQPNLKRMLAYSSIAQMGYVALALLAGGERGYEAAAFYAVAYTVMNLAAFGAVASLEGETVLEGVEELRGIGYRRPFQGGVLALAMFALAGIPPTVGFAGKFAIFFAALKGGAVPLAVIGILTAAVSAYYYLRVVVNLYLHPAEEGATGEGPTVAEGVVLALVGLAVVGIGIFPGPLFELVATILR, from the coding sequence ATGACCACCGCCGATCTCTGGACCATCATGCCGCTCCTGATCCTCGCCGGGGGGAGCGTGACGGTGCTCCTCCTCGGTGCAGTCGTGCCGGGGCGCTCCGGGACCGCCGTCGGGGTGGCGGCCGCCCTCGGCGCGGCCCTCTGGGCCGTTCAGGCCCCGCCGGTGGCGGCCACGGCCCTCGGGGTGGCCCTCACCCCCTTCGCCCGCTTCTTCATCGTCCTCTTCGCGCTGACGGCGGCGGCGGTCCTCCTCCTCTCCCACGACTATGGCGTCCGGCATCGGCTCGGGGGGGAGGAGTATCCGGCCACGGTCCTTTTCGCCGTCTTCGGCATGGCGACCCTCGCCGCGGCGACGAATCTCCTGATCCTCTTCCTGGGGCTGGAGGCGCTCACCTTCGCCTTCTACATCCTGGTTGCCTACGACCACCGCCGCCCGGCGTCGGGGGAGGCGGGGCTGAAGTACCTCCTCCTCGGCGCCATCTCCGCCGCCTTCATCGCCTTTGGCATCGCCCTCCTCTACGGGGCGGCGGGGACCCTCGACATCGCCGGGGCGGTGAATGGGGCCACCGGCGGGGTGGCCCGGGCGGGGTGGGGGTTCCTCCTGGCGGGGCTCGCCTTCAAGATGTCGCTGGTGCCGGCCCACCTCTGGACCCCCGACGTCTACCAGGGGGGACCGACGCCGGTGGTCGCCTTCCTCTCCACCGGCTCCAAGGGGGCGGCCATCGCCTTCTTCCTCCTTCTCCTCCCCCACCTGGCCGACCCGGCTCCCCTGCGGGTGGCGCTCGGGGGGGTGGCGCTCCTCTCCATGGTGGTCGGGAACCTGGCGGCGCTGCTGCAGCCGAACCTGAAGCGGATGCTCGCCTACTCCTCCATCGCCCAGATGGGGTACGTGGCCCTGGCGCTGCTGGCGGGGGGAGAGCGGGGGTACGAGGCGGCCGCCTTCTACGCCGTGGCCTACACGGTGATGAACCTGGCCGCCTTCGGCGCCGTCGCCTCCCTGGAGGGGGAAACGGTGCTGGAGGGGGTGGAGGAGCTGCGGGGGATCGGCTACCGCCGCCCGTTCCAGGGGGGGGTGCTGGCGCTGGCCATGTTCGCCCTGGCGGGGATTCCGCCCACGGTCGGTTTCGCCGGCAAGTTCGCCATCTTCTTCGCGGCGCTGAAGGGGGGGGCGGTGCCGCTGGCGGTGATCGGCATCCTGACCGCCGCCGTGTCGGCCTACTACTACCTGCGGGTGGTGGTGAACCTCTACCTGCATCCCGCGGAAGAGGGAGCCACGGGGGAGGGGCCCACCGTGGCCGAAGGGGTGGTGCTGGCCCTGGTGGGACTTGCCGTGGTGGGGATCGGGATCTTTCCGGGTCCCCTCTTTGAGCTGGTGGCGACGATCCTTCGCTGA
- a CDS encoding DUF3147 family protein: MQLLVKALASLAIIIVCAQVGRWLPTLGGLIATMPLTSLLVMLWLWSDAPGDYRLMEGYTKGVLWGIIPTILFFVAALFLFRRQFPLPVVLTASFGVWLAGAAVHQYFLK, encoded by the coding sequence ATGCAGTTACTGGTCAAGGCGCTGGCAAGCCTGGCGATCATCATCGTCTGCGCCCAGGTCGGCAGGTGGCTGCCGACCCTGGGGGGGCTCATCGCCACCATGCCCCTCACGAGCCTCCTGGTGATGCTCTGGCTCTGGAGCGACGCGCCGGGGGACTACCGGCTCATGGAGGGGTACACGAAGGGGGTCCTCTGGGGGATCATCCCGACAATCCTCTTCTTCGTGGCGGCGCTCTTCCTCTTCCGCCGCCAGTTCCCCCTGCCGGTGGTGCTGACGGCCAGCTTCGGCGTCTGGCTGGCCGGAGCGGCGGTGCATCAGTATTTTCTCAAGTAG
- a CDS encoding NlpC/P60 family protein, whose product MSGWLRGAAAAFFVLLAAVLPARAGEATRYAVAVLPAPVLNTADFPGVFGGRDGRTLRTDRQGQIRQLEFIALPGTAFTVHETLLRGTSVVHRVTTDDYPSPSATGYFVEDRFVRLAEVAPPPRPRMLPPRDGIVARLLAARGSRYVWGGNVRAGVPAMTELFPPAGKLSAETARRWRLQGVDCSGLLYEATNGVTPRNTSALLAFGTGVPIAGLGADAIRQRLEPLDLIVWKGHVIIVLDRERTIESRLGPVPGERDGVAVRPLREVLAEVLRGRMPADRYPESGGTGGKSFVVRRWYGR is encoded by the coding sequence ATGTCCGGATGGTTGAGGGGCGCAGCTGCGGCCTTTTTCGTTTTGCTGGCGGCGGTGCTCCCGGCGCGGGCGGGGGAGGCGACGCGCTACGCCGTGGCGGTGCTCCCGGCGCCGGTCCTCAATACCGCCGACTTCCCCGGGGTCTTCGGCGGCCGCGACGGCCGGACCCTCCGGACCGACCGCCAAGGGCAGATCCGGCAACTGGAGTTCATCGCCCTGCCGGGGACCGCCTTCACGGTCCACGAAACGTTGCTTCGAGGGACGTCGGTGGTCCACCGCGTCACCACCGACGACTACCCCTCCCCCTCGGCCACCGGCTATTTCGTGGAGGACCGCTTCGTGCGGCTTGCGGAGGTAGCGCCCCCGCCCCGTCCCCGTATGCTCCCCCCCCGCGACGGGATCGTCGCCCGGCTCCTGGCGGCCCGGGGGAGCCGCTACGTCTGGGGGGGGAACGTCCGGGCCGGGGTGCCCGCCATGACGGAGCTCTTCCCGCCGGCGGGAAAACTCTCCGCCGAGACGGCGCGGCGCTGGCGGCTGCAGGGGGTGGACTGCTCGGGGCTTCTCTACGAGGCCACCAATGGCGTTACCCCCCGCAACACGAGCGCCCTGCTCGCCTTCGGCACCGGGGTCCCCATCGCGGGGCTCGGCGCGGATGCGATCCGGCAGCGGCTGGAGCCCCTGGACCTCATCGTCTGGAAGGGCCACGTCATCATCGTTCTCGACCGGGAGCGGACCATCGAGAGCCGCCTCGGCCCGGTGCCGGGGGAGCGGGACGGGGTGGCAGTGCGCCCGCTGCGGGAGGTGCTGGCCGAGGTGCTGCGGGGGAGGATGCCGGCGGACCGGTACCCGGAGAGCGGGGGGACGGGGGGGAAGAGCTTCGTCGTCCGGAGGTGGTACGGCCGGTAG
- the merA gene encoding mercury(II) reductase produces the protein MPDSHDIVILGSGSTAFAAALRAHALGARVLMIEKSVLGGTCINWGCVPSKTLIHAALFYQEGVLGARLGVGSGGGPVDIPRLMAHKDEVVGFLRRSKYLEILQSVPGLELVRGTGRFAAPDRIEVEGRIIRGERFLIAVGGFPRIPRIPGLDGTPFLTSRGALLLKEFPRSLVIVGGGVIALELGQMFQRLGTRVTVLERGPRILPPVDLEPALAVEEALRGEGMEIVVNVAICAVSGNAAEVRVETEREGRRETFAAEKLLVAVGTAPATAGIGLDAAGVATDPRGFVTVDGQMRTTAPGIWAAGDAVGGMMIATVGAREGIVAVDDMLTPGCGCTIDRLSAPMAIFTDPEVGMVGQTEAEARDAGYEVAVNVMPVAAIPKAHITGHTAGVIKLVADRATGRLLGAHLACHRGAELINEAALAIRLGATVQDLANALHVYPSMGEGLRLCAQGFSRDVNKLSCCAE, from the coding sequence ATGCCCGACAGCCACGACATCGTCATCCTCGGTTCCGGCTCCACCGCCTTCGCCGCGGCGCTCCGGGCCCACGCCCTGGGAGCCCGGGTGCTCATGATCGAGAAGAGCGTCCTGGGCGGAACCTGCATCAACTGGGGGTGCGTGCCGAGCAAGACCCTGATCCACGCGGCGCTATTCTATCAGGAGGGGGTGCTCGGGGCAAGGCTCGGCGTCGGCTCCGGCGGCGGCCCCGTGGACATCCCTCGCCTCATGGCCCACAAGGACGAGGTGGTCGGCTTCCTCCGCCGGAGCAAGTATCTGGAGATCCTCCAGAGCGTGCCGGGGCTGGAGCTGGTGCGGGGGACCGGACGCTTCGCCGCCCCCGACCGGATCGAGGTGGAGGGGCGGATCATCCGGGGAGAGCGCTTCCTCATCGCCGTCGGCGGATTCCCCCGGATTCCGCGGATCCCCGGCCTGGACGGGACCCCCTTCCTCACGAGCCGGGGGGCGCTCCTGCTGAAGGAATTCCCCCGGTCGTTGGTCATCGTCGGCGGCGGGGTCATCGCCCTGGAACTGGGGCAGATGTTCCAGCGCCTCGGCACCCGGGTTACCGTCCTGGAGCGGGGCCCCCGCATCCTGCCGCCGGTGGATCTGGAGCCGGCCCTCGCGGTGGAGGAGGCGCTCCGGGGGGAGGGGATGGAGATCGTCGTGAACGTCGCCATCTGCGCCGTATCGGGGAACGCCGCGGAGGTGCGGGTGGAGACGGAACGGGAGGGACGGCGGGAGACCTTCGCCGCCGAAAAGCTCCTCGTCGCCGTCGGCACCGCCCCCGCCACGGCAGGGATCGGTCTCGACGCGGCAGGGGTCGCCACCGATCCCCGGGGGTTCGTCACCGTGGACGGGCAGATGCGGACCACGGCACCGGGGATCTGGGCCGCGGGGGACGCCGTGGGCGGCATGATGATCGCCACGGTGGGGGCCCGGGAGGGGATCGTGGCGGTGGACGACATGCTCACCCCCGGCTGCGGCTGCACCATCGACCGGCTCTCCGCCCCCATGGCGATCTTCACCGACCCCGAGGTGGGGATGGTGGGGCAGACCGAGGCGGAGGCCCGGGACGCCGGGTACGAGGTGGCGGTGAACGTCATGCCGGTGGCCGCCATCCCCAAGGCCCACATCACCGGCCACACCGCCGGCGTCATCAAGCTCGTGGCCGACCGCGCCACCGGCCGCCTCCTCGGCGCCCACCTCGCCTGCCACCGGGGGGCCGAGCTGATCAACGAGGCGGCCCTTGCCATCCGCCTCGGGGCAACGGTGCAGGATCTGGCAAACGCGTTGCATGTCTACCCTTCGATGGGAGAGGGGCTGCGCCTCTGCGCCCAGGGATTCAGCCGCGACGTCAACAAACTCTCGTGCTGCGCGGAATAG